A window of bacterium contains these coding sequences:
- the tcuA gene encoding FAD-dependent tricarballylate dehydrogenase TcuA, which yields MSPRPDGQPPFDADVVIAGGGNAALCAAIEAASHGARVLLLERAPEHMRGGNSRHTRNIRYLHDDRTAYVTGPYRREEFLDDLLRVGGGNANTPLAERTIDESRRVPEWMARQGVRWQQPLRGTLHLSRTNLFFLGGGKALVNTYYDRALRLGVRVCYDAAVTGFEDRGAAGCAVQARIAGAARAIPCRALVVAAGGFEANIDWLARYWGDAARRFLVRGTPYNDGTMLAAMLERGAQPVGDPKGFHALAIDARSPQFDGGIVTRVDSLPFGIVVNTDGLRFYDEGEEIWPKRYAIWGGLVAAQPGQTAYSVFDAKSWGRFIPPAYPPYRAETIAALASRLELNREQFVATVEAFNRAAPAVRRIDMSTLDGSATSGVTPPKTNWACRLDTPPFYAFPVRPGITFTYLGVAVDAQTRVLAASGAPMPHVYAAGECMSGNILLRGYLGGFGLTIGTVSGRIAGREAASHALGRDAGARGGVVHVRA from the coding sequence ATGAGCCCGCGCCCCGACGGTCAGCCGCCGTTTGACGCCGACGTCGTCATCGCCGGCGGGGGCAACGCCGCGCTCTGCGCGGCGATCGAGGCGGCTTCGCACGGCGCGCGGGTTCTGCTGCTGGAGCGCGCGCCGGAGCATATGCGGGGCGGCAACAGCCGCCACACCCGCAACATCCGCTATCTCCACGACGACCGCACCGCGTACGTCACCGGCCCATACCGGCGCGAGGAGTTTCTCGACGACCTGCTGCGCGTCGGCGGGGGCAACGCCAACACACCGCTCGCGGAGAGGACGATCGACGAGTCGCGGCGCGTCCCCGAGTGGATGGCGCGGCAGGGGGTGCGCTGGCAGCAGCCGCTGCGGGGAACGCTGCACCTGTCGCGGACGAACCTGTTCTTTCTCGGCGGCGGGAAGGCGCTCGTCAACACGTATTACGACCGGGCGCTGCGGCTCGGCGTGCGGGTCTGCTACGACGCCGCGGTCACCGGCTTCGAGGACCGCGGCGCGGCCGGATGCGCGGTCCAGGCGCGGATCGCCGGCGCCGCCCGCGCGATTCCGTGCCGAGCCCTCGTCGTCGCCGCGGGGGGCTTCGAGGCCAACATCGACTGGCTCGCGCGCTACTGGGGCGACGCGGCCCGGCGGTTTCTCGTGCGCGGTACGCCCTACAACGACGGCACGATGCTCGCGGCGATGCTGGAGCGGGGCGCGCAGCCGGTCGGCGACCCGAAGGGGTTCCACGCCCTCGCCATCGACGCGCGGTCGCCGCAGTTCGACGGCGGCATCGTTACGCGGGTCGACTCGCTGCCCTTCGGCATCGTCGTGAACACAGACGGCCTGCGGTTCTACGACGAGGGCGAGGAGATCTGGCCGAAGCGCTACGCGATCTGGGGCGGGCTCGTCGCCGCGCAGCCCGGCCAGACCGCCTACTCGGTCTTCGACGCGAAGTCGTGGGGGCGCTTCATCCCGCCCGCGTATCCGCCGTACCGGGCCGAGACCATTGCGGCCCTCGCCTCACGGCTCGAGCTGAACCGCGAGCAGTTCGTCGCCACCGTGGAGGCGTTCAACCGCGCCGCGCCCGCGGTCCGCCGGATCGACATGAGCACGCTCGACGGCTCCGCGACCTCCGGCGTCACCCCGCCGAAAACCAACTGGGCGTGCCGGCTCGACACGCCGCCGTTCTACGCTTTTCCGGTGCGGCCGGGAATCACGTTTACCTACCTCGGCGTGGCGGTCGACGCGCAGACCCGGGTCCTGGCCGCGTCCGGCGCGCCGATGCCGCACGTCTACGCGGCCGGGGAGTGCATGTCGGGTAACATCCTGCTGCGCGGGTACCTCGGCGGCTTCGGCCTCACCATCGGCACCGTGTCGGGGCGGATCGCCGGCCGGGAGGCCGCATCGCACGCGCTCGGCCGGGATGCCGGGGCGCGCGGCGGGGTGGTGCATGTACGAGCCTGA
- a CDS encoding aspartate dehydrogenase — protein MVGFGAIGRGVAAGLDRGVRGAALAAISSRDLEKARDAAQALLRRVPPVVPLDENVRRSEVVVEAAPAAAFDEIATAALGAGKVLLVASVGALVADPERYAALARRHGGTLHVVSGAIGGLDAISAAAMGAVESVTMTTRKPPRGLVGAPYLEANDIDLSGLIEPRVVFEGSARDACRGFPANVNVSAAVSLAGIGPDRTRVRIIADPSLDRNMHDVEVAGDFGRFTVHIENRPSANPRTGVLTAMSILATIKRLASPLRAG, from the coding sequence ATCGTCGGGTTCGGTGCGATCGGCCGGGGCGTCGCGGCCGGCCTCGACCGGGGGGTGCGGGGCGCGGCCCTCGCGGCCATCTCCAGCCGTGATCTCGAGAAGGCCCGGGACGCGGCACAGGCGCTGCTCCGCCGCGTGCCGCCGGTCGTCCCGCTCGATGAAAATGTCCGCCGCTCCGAGGTCGTCGTCGAGGCCGCTCCGGCCGCGGCGTTCGATGAGATCGCGACGGCGGCGCTCGGCGCCGGCAAGGTCCTCCTGGTCGCGAGCGTCGGCGCGCTGGTCGCGGATCCGGAGCGCTATGCCGCTCTTGCGCGCCGCCACGGCGGGACGCTCCACGTCGTCTCCGGCGCGATCGGCGGGCTCGACGCCATCTCCGCGGCGGCGATGGGCGCGGTCGAGTCGGTGACGATGACGACCCGCAAGCCGCCGCGCGGGCTCGTGGGCGCGCCGTACCTCGAGGCCAACGACATCGACCTCAGCGGCCTGATCGAGCCGAGGGTCGTGTTCGAGGGGAGCGCACGCGACGCGTGTCGCGGTTTCCCGGCCAACGTCAACGTGTCCGCGGCGGTCAGCCTCGCGGGCATCGGCCCCGACCGGACGCGGGTCCGCATCATCGCCGACCCGTCGCTCGACCGCAACATGCACGACGTGGAAGTCGCGGGGGACTTCGGGCGCTTCACGGTTCACATCGAGAACCGGCCGAGCGCAAACCCGCGGACAGGGGTCCTGACCGCGATGTCGATCCTAGCGACGATCAAGCGGCTGGCGTCGCCGCTCCGCGCGGGGTAG
- a CDS encoding HAMP domain-containing sensor histidine kinase: protein MRGRFLRRAVLFFAAVVVFTSLLSSLVQWGMRGVMHLAGAPPGAVAPPAWGALHPLLVVLVVVLLVAVFGGSGGFRRMAGPVEDVLAALGRVADGDLSARVPERGSPEGRTLARSFNIMAERLQYENEQRRNLLTDISHELRTPLSVLQGTLEGMLDGIYPRDNEHLALSLDETKALARLIEDLRTLATADSAGLSLTKAPVDLAELARESIAAFNDQAVSAGVALTFDAEPGPPPIVEADGERVRQVLGNLIGNALRYTPRGGTVRLRCDPAGAGGVGLAVEDTGTGISADALPHVFDRFYKSKESRGTGLGLAIAKSLVEAHGGEIAAESEPGRGTTIRIVLPRYDAV, encoded by the coding sequence ATGCGGGGGCGATTCCTGCGGCGCGCCGTGCTGTTTTTCGCCGCGGTCGTCGTGTTCACGTCGCTTCTGTCGTCACTCGTCCAGTGGGGAATGCGCGGCGTGATGCACCTGGCGGGCGCGCCCCCCGGCGCCGTCGCACCGCCGGCGTGGGGCGCGCTGCATCCGCTGCTGGTCGTGCTGGTCGTGGTGCTGCTCGTGGCCGTCTTCGGAGGCTCCGGCGGGTTCCGCCGCATGGCGGGGCCGGTCGAGGATGTGCTGGCGGCGCTCGGGCGGGTGGCGGACGGCGACTTGTCGGCCCGCGTCCCGGAGCGCGGCTCGCCGGAGGGGCGCACGCTCGCGCGTTCTTTCAATATAATGGCCGAGCGCCTGCAGTACGAGAACGAACAGCGCCGGAATCTGCTCACGGACATCTCGCACGAGCTGCGCACGCCGCTCTCGGTGCTGCAGGGAACGCTCGAGGGGATGCTCGACGGCATCTACCCGCGCGACAACGAGCATCTCGCGTTGAGTCTCGATGAGACGAAGGCCCTCGCAAGGCTGATCGAAGACCTTCGCACGCTCGCCACCGCCGACAGCGCCGGCCTCAGCCTGACGAAGGCGCCCGTCGATCTCGCGGAGCTGGCCCGTGAGTCGATCGCCGCGTTTAACGATCAGGCCGTCTCGGCCGGCGTGGCGCTGACCTTCGACGCGGAGCCCGGCCCGCCGCCGATCGTGGAGGCGGACGGGGAGCGGGTCCGCCAGGTGCTCGGCAACCTGATCGGCAACGCGCTGCGGTATACGCCGCGGGGCGGTACGGTGCGGCTCCGCTGCGATCCGGCCGGCGCGGGCGGCGTCGGGCTCGCCGTCGAGGACACCGGGACCGGTATCTCCGCGGACGCTCTGCCGCACGTCTTCGACCGCTTCTACAAGTCGAAGGAGTCGCGGGGGACCGGCCTCGGACTCGCCATCGCCAAGAGCCTCGTCGAAGCGCACGGCGGCGAGATCGCGGCGGAGAGTGAGCCGGGCCGGGGCACCACGATCCGGATCGTGCTGCCGCGGTACGACGCGGTCTGA
- the tcuB gene encoding tricarballylate utilization 4Fe-4S protein TcuB, with protein MYEPEFLREAQRQLGVCNACRYCEGFCAVFPALELRAEVASGDLTYLANLCHDCRDCYTACMFTPPHEFAVNIPKVLAEARVRTYEHYSRPRAAGLFRRSVAGTAAISAGGIVAVALLVAAFVGPGVLTAAHRGPGAFYAVAPWLAIIVPAIAIALYGAVVALLGAFEFTRDIRGGRPATMKSKAASAVWRATLDAITLRFLKGGGAGCYYPRERGSSRRRILHHCVAGGFLAALVSTTLAAIEQDVLGRMPPFPLLSLPVVFGVVGGVLLIAGTTGLVLLKTRSEAEPASSTMTAMDYAFLVLLDLVAITGMLLLILRDTLLMPSVLVVHLGLLVGLFVTAPYGKFVHFVYRYLALARRAGEELLEAEQAAGAGG; from the coding sequence ATGTACGAGCCTGAGTTTCTGCGCGAGGCGCAGCGCCAGCTCGGCGTCTGCAACGCCTGCCGCTACTGCGAGGGGTTCTGCGCCGTGTTTCCCGCGCTCGAGCTCCGCGCCGAGGTCGCGTCGGGCGATCTGACCTATCTCGCCAACCTCTGCCACGACTGCCGCGATTGCTACACCGCGTGCATGTTCACGCCGCCCCACGAGTTCGCGGTGAATATCCCCAAGGTGCTGGCCGAGGCCCGCGTGCGGACCTACGAGCACTACAGCCGGCCGCGCGCCGCCGGCCTCTTCCGGCGCAGCGTCGCGGGCACGGCGGCGATCTCGGCCGGGGGGATCGTCGCGGTGGCGCTCTTGGTCGCCGCGTTCGTCGGGCCGGGCGTGCTCACGGCGGCGCACCGCGGGCCGGGCGCGTTCTACGCCGTGGCACCCTGGCTGGCCATCATCGTACCGGCGATTGCGATCGCGCTCTACGGCGCCGTGGTCGCGCTCCTGGGCGCGTTCGAATTCACGCGCGACATTCGCGGCGGCCGGCCGGCCACCATGAAATCAAAAGCGGCCTCGGCGGTGTGGCGGGCCACTCTCGATGCGATCACGCTGCGGTTTCTCAAAGGCGGCGGCGCCGGGTGCTACTATCCGCGCGAGCGGGGTTCGTCGCGGCGCCGGATCCTGCACCACTGTGTCGCCGGCGGCTTCCTCGCCGCGCTCGTCTCGACGACGCTGGCCGCGATCGAGCAGGACGTCCTCGGCCGCATGCCGCCGTTTCCGCTGCTGAGCCTGCCGGTCGTCTTCGGCGTCGTGGGCGGCGTCTTGCTGATCGCCGGCACGACCGGACTGGTTCTATTGAAGACGCGCAGCGAGGCCGAGCCGGCGTCCTCGACGATGACCGCGATGGACTACGCCTTTCTCGTGCTGCTCGACCTCGTCGCGATCACGGGGATGCTGCTCCTCATCCTGCGCGACACGCTCCTCATGCCGTCCGTGCTCGTCGTCCACCTCGGCCTGCTGGTCGGGCTGTTCGTGACGGCGCCGTACGGCAAGTTTGTCCACTTCGTGTACCGGTATCTCGCGCTCGCCAGGCGCGCCGGCGAGGAGCTTCTGGAGGCGGAACAGGCGGCCGGGGCGGGCGGTTGA
- a CDS encoding zinc-dependent alcohol dehydrogenase family protein, giving the protein MRAMVLDSPKTPLRHADLPVPEPAASHVLLRVHACAVCRTDLHVADGELTEPKLPLVLGHQIVGTVERLGPGVERFKPGDRVGVPWLGWTDGRCEYCRTGRENLCDNARFTGYQIDGGYAEYTVADERFCFPIPAGYPNLQAAPLLCGGLIGYRALQMAGDARRLGLYGFGSAAHMIIQVARWQDRRVFAFTSPGDVATQQFARDLGAEWAGGSLQAPPEPLDAAIIFAPVGALVPAALRALAKGGTVVCAGIHMSDIPAFPYDILWEERAVRSVANLTRQDAEEFLHLAPRVPVRTEVHAFPLEQANEALDALRRGRVKGTAVLTVGC; this is encoded by the coding sequence ATGCGCGCCATGGTGCTCGACAGCCCGAAGACACCGCTCCGGCACGCGGACCTTCCCGTGCCGGAGCCGGCCGCCTCGCACGTGCTGCTCCGCGTTCACGCCTGCGCCGTCTGCCGGACCGACCTGCATGTGGCGGACGGCGAACTGACCGAGCCGAAACTCCCCCTGGTACTCGGGCACCAAATCGTCGGCACGGTGGAGCGTCTCGGCCCCGGGGTCGAGCGCTTCAAGCCCGGAGACCGGGTGGGCGTGCCGTGGCTGGGCTGGACCGACGGCCGGTGCGAGTACTGCCGGACCGGCCGCGAGAACCTCTGCGACAACGCGCGCTTCACCGGCTACCAGATCGACGGTGGATACGCCGAGTACACGGTGGCCGACGAGCGGTTCTGCTTTCCGATTCCGGCGGGCTATCCCAATCTCCAGGCGGCTCCGCTCCTGTGCGGCGGCCTGATCGGGTACCGCGCGCTGCAGATGGCCGGCGACGCCCGGCGACTCGGCCTCTATGGCTTCGGGTCGGCCGCGCACATGATCATTCAGGTGGCGCGGTGGCAGGATCGGCGGGTGTTCGCCTTCACGAGCCCGGGCGATGTGGCGACGCAGCAGTTCGCCCGCGACCTCGGCGCGGAGTGGGCCGGCGGGTCGCTCCAGGCACCGCCCGAACCCCTCGACGCGGCCATCATCTTCGCGCCCGTCGGCGCGCTCGTGCCGGCGGCGCTGCGCGCGCTGGCGAAGGGCGGTACGGTCGTCTGCGCCGGGATCCACATGAGCGACATCCCCGCATTCCCGTACGACATCCTGTGGGAAGAACGGGCCGTGCGTTCGGTCGCGAACCTGACCCGGCAGGACGCCGAGGAATTCTTACACCTCGCGCCGCGGGTACCGGTGCGCACGGAAGTGCACGCGTTTCCGCTCGAGCAGGCCAACGAGGCGCTGGACGCGCTGCGCCGCGGGCGCGTCAAGGGCACCGCGGTCTTGACCGTCGGCTGCTAA
- a CDS encoding cold-shock protein, whose translation MATGTVKWFNGEKGYGFITPEDGTKDLFVHFSAIQGDGYRTLNEGQKVEYEATQGQKGPQASNVRVVNG comes from the coding sequence ATGGCAACAGGTACGGTGAAGTGGTTCAACGGCGAGAAGGGGTATGGATTTATTACCCCCGAGGACGGCACGAAGGATCTGTTCGTGCACTTCAGCGCGATCCAGGGCGACGGCTACAGAACCCTCAACGAGGGCCAAAAGGTCGAGTACGAGGCCACGCAGGGGCAAAAGGGTCCCCAGGCGAGCAACGTCCGGGTCGTCAACGGCTAA
- a CDS encoding ABC transporter substrate-binding protein, with protein sequence MRWFATAAIAVVCLGSISGPAVGQQPSRGGTAVFAVDTDPPTLNTALTTGATDDEVGTPIEGQLLLLNADGSVHPALAESWLVTADGKTITFRIRRGVVFQDGTPLTSADVKYTFENVLGKYHPQASKAFAYVSSVDALDPYTVVVRFKEPYGPFLHLVAAAPVLSRRLYEGTDVLTNPYNLKPAGAGPFKLQEWVRGDHITLVRNDSYYERGLPYLDRIVFKMIPNPHARTVAIQTGDIDYIHDYYFNRADYNLVAHRRDIVAKLDPGFPEDDLIIFNVRKAPFSDRRVRQAIARAVDRQALIDRVYRGLGGVSRSAIDTRIGWAYDPQVDFQKMYAYNPKAAEALLDEAGYPRKGGGVRFQMRVTFDPGHSGFLDMGQVIREQLRQIGIDVQLEAIERNVMIERVFRNWDFDATLQNYATGGDPAVGVQRLYICSDVRRAPFVNASGYCNKDVDALFTQGAGQAVESQRVAPYRKVQELLAPEIPSLPLVQLAEVDVARSTVHGLWGDGSASYYYGRVWLSK encoded by the coding sequence ATGCGCTGGTTCGCGACGGCGGCGATCGCGGTGGTCTGTTTGGGGTCGATCTCGGGACCGGCGGTCGGCCAGCAGCCGAGCCGCGGCGGCACCGCCGTTTTCGCGGTGGACACCGATCCGCCGACGCTCAACACCGCGCTGACGACCGGGGCCACCGACGACGAGGTCGGCACGCCGATCGAAGGCCAGCTGCTGCTGCTCAACGCCGACGGCAGCGTCCACCCGGCCCTGGCGGAGTCCTGGCTCGTGACCGCGGACGGCAAGACGATCACGTTCCGGATCCGCCGCGGTGTCGTGTTCCAGGACGGGACGCCGCTGACGTCCGCCGACGTGAAGTACACGTTCGAGAACGTGCTCGGCAAGTACCATCCACAGGCGTCGAAAGCGTTCGCGTACGTCTCGTCGGTCGACGCGCTGGACCCCTATACGGTGGTGGTGCGCTTCAAGGAGCCGTACGGGCCGTTTCTGCACCTGGTGGCGGCGGCGCCGGTGCTCTCCCGCCGCCTCTACGAAGGGACGGACGTCCTCACGAACCCGTACAATCTGAAGCCGGCCGGGGCGGGGCCGTTCAAGCTGCAGGAATGGGTGCGCGGCGATCACATCACGCTCGTGCGCAACGACAGCTACTACGAGCGCGGGCTTCCGTACCTGGACCGGATTGTTTTCAAGATGATCCCGAACCCGCACGCGCGAACGGTCGCGATCCAGACTGGCGACATCGATTACATCCACGACTACTACTTCAACCGGGCGGACTACAATCTCGTGGCCCACCGCCGGGACATCGTCGCGAAGCTCGATCCCGGCTTTCCGGAGGACGACCTGATCATCTTCAACGTCCGCAAGGCGCCCTTTTCGGATCGCCGCGTCCGGCAGGCGATCGCGCGCGCGGTCGACCGGCAGGCGCTGATCGACCGGGTGTACCGCGGCCTGGGCGGAGTGAGCCGCAGCGCGATCGACACGCGCATCGGCTGGGCCTACGATCCGCAGGTCGACTTCCAGAAGATGTACGCGTACAACCCGAAAGCGGCGGAGGCGCTCCTGGACGAAGCCGGGTATCCGCGCAAGGGCGGCGGGGTCAGATTTCAGATGCGGGTGACGTTCGATCCCGGCCACTCGGGGTTTCTCGACATGGGCCAGGTGATCCGCGAACAACTGCGGCAGATCGGCATCGACGTGCAGCTGGAGGCGATCGAGCGCAACGTGATGATCGAGCGGGTGTTCAGGAATTGGGATTTCGACGCCACGCTCCAGAACTACGCGACCGGCGGCGATCCCGCGGTCGGCGTGCAGCGTCTCTACATCTGCTCGGACGTGCGCCGGGCGCCGTTCGTGAACGCGTCGGGCTACTGCAACAAGGACGTCGACGCGCTGTTTACGCAGGGCGCCGGGCAGGCGGTGGAGTCGCAGCGCGTCGCGCCGTACCGGAAGGTCCAGGAGCTGCTCGCGCCCGAGATCCCCAGCCTTCCGCTGGTCCAGCTCGCCGAGGTGGACGTCGCGCGCAGTACCGTGCACGGCTTGTGGGGCGACGGTTCGGCTTCGTACTACTACGGCCGGGTCTGGTTGAGCAAGTGA
- a CDS encoding ABC transporter permease yields the protein MHRAVQTVPLLLGVIVVNFLLIHLAPGDPVQALVGDFPAPAAYVQAVRHQFGLDRPLGVQLLKYLQHAGTGDFGYSFAQRRPVLRVILERAPATALLVLTAWAAAAVLGPLIGIAAALRRNSALDHLVMTSALAGYSIPVFWLGQLLVLAFALWLGWLPAEGMQAVRRQLTGGAHLADVGRHLILPAVALCPRYLAVNARLMRTSLIDVLHRDYVTTARAKGLSASRVVARHAVRNAVLPVVTIMGFDLGFLLTGSALVETVFAWPGVGLLLFTSLSTRDYPVLLGIFSLAAAVAVAANLLTDIVYGYLDPRIRYT from the coding sequence CTGCACCGGGCCGTCCAAACGGTCCCGCTCCTCCTCGGGGTCATCGTCGTCAATTTTCTGCTCATCCATCTCGCGCCCGGCGATCCCGTCCAGGCGCTGGTCGGCGACTTTCCGGCGCCGGCGGCCTACGTGCAGGCCGTGCGCCACCAGTTCGGCCTCGATCGTCCGCTCGGCGTGCAGCTCCTGAAGTATCTCCAGCACGCGGGCACCGGCGATTTCGGCTATTCGTTTGCGCAGCGCCGGCCGGTCCTCCGCGTGATTCTCGAGCGCGCCCCGGCCACCGCGCTGTTGGTGCTGACCGCGTGGGCGGCGGCGGCGGTCCTCGGTCCGCTGATCGGGATCGCGGCCGCGCTGCGCCGCAATTCCGCGCTCGACCATCTCGTCATGACCTCGGCCCTCGCCGGGTACTCGATCCCGGTGTTCTGGCTCGGCCAGCTGCTCGTGCTGGCGTTCGCGCTGTGGCTCGGCTGGCTGCCGGCGGAGGGCATGCAGGCCGTGCGGCGGCAGCTCACGGGCGGCGCGCACCTCGCCGACGTCGGCCGGCACCTGATCCTGCCCGCGGTCGCGCTCTGCCCCAGGTATCTCGCCGTCAACGCGCGGCTGATGCGCACGAGCCTGATCGACGTGCTGCACCGCGACTACGTGACCACGGCCCGGGCGAAGGGGTTGTCCGCCTCGCGGGTCGTGGCGCGGCACGCGGTCCGTAACGCCGTGCTGCCCGTGGTCACGATCATGGGATTCGATCTCGGGTTCCTGCTGACGGGCTCCGCGCTCGTCGAGACCGTGTTCGCGTGGCCGGGCGTCGGCCTCTTGCTCTTTACGTCGCTCTCCACGCGCGACTATCCGGTGCTGCTCGGCATCTTCTCGCTCGCGGCCGCCGTCGCGGTCGCCGCGAACTTGCTGACCGACATCGTGTACGGCTATCTCGATCCCCGGATCCGCTATACGTGA
- a CDS encoding response regulator transcription factor: MRKILVVDDEPKIVKIARDYLERAGFRVVTAGDGPSVLPAVRSEKPDLVVLDLALPGQDGLDVTRALRRESDVPVIMLTARADEADRLVGLELGADDYIVKPFSPKELVARVRAVLRRWDGARGGPAATRAGDLMLDVAKMEAALGGRALALTPTEFQLLAYLARQPGRVFTRGQMLEAVRGIAVESYERAIDSHIKNIRRKVEPDPHHPRYILTVAGIGYKFADL; the protein is encoded by the coding sequence ATGCGAAAGATCCTCGTCGTCGACGATGAGCCGAAGATCGTCAAGATCGCGCGGGACTACCTCGAGCGCGCGGGATTCCGCGTGGTCACGGCGGGCGACGGTCCCTCCGTGCTGCCGGCGGTGCGCAGCGAAAAGCCCGACCTCGTCGTGCTCGATCTTGCGCTGCCCGGCCAGGACGGCCTCGACGTGACACGGGCGCTGCGCCGGGAATCCGACGTTCCGGTCATCATGCTCACCGCGCGCGCGGACGAGGCCGACCGCCTGGTGGGCCTCGAGCTCGGCGCCGACGACTACATTGTGAAGCCGTTCAGCCCCAAAGAGCTCGTGGCGCGCGTCCGCGCGGTGCTGCGCCGGTGGGACGGCGCGCGCGGCGGCCCCGCGGCGACCCGCGCGGGCGACCTTATGCTCGACGTGGCGAAAATGGAGGCGGCGCTCGGCGGCCGCGCGCTGGCGCTCACGCCGACCGAGTTCCAGCTGCTGGCGTATCTCGCGCGGCAGCCCGGCCGGGTCTTCACGCGCGGCCAGATGCTCGAGGCCGTGCGCGGCATCGCGGTGGAATCGTACGAGCGCGCCATCGACTCGCATATCAAGAACATCCGCCGCAAGGTCGAGCCCGATCCGCACCACCCGCGCTACATTCTGACGGTGGCCGGCATCGGCTACAAGTTCGCGGACCTGTGA
- a CDS encoding OsmC family protein: MPAVRRADAVWQGDLLSGSGVVSAGSSGVFKELPVSWVSRTEAPGGRTSPEELVAAAHASCFAMALSFGLANAKTPPTRLEVSAQVTFDRVGDGFKVVSSALTVRGRVSGIDQDAFRKAAEAAKDGCPISQALKGNVQLSVQATLEK; the protein is encoded by the coding sequence ATGCCCGCGGTTCGACGCGCTGATGCGGTTTGGCAAGGAGACCTGCTCTCCGGATCCGGTGTGGTGTCGGCCGGGTCGAGCGGAGTCTTCAAGGAGCTGCCGGTGAGCTGGGTCTCACGCACCGAGGCGCCGGGCGGCCGGACGAGCCCCGAAGAGCTGGTCGCCGCGGCCCACGCGAGCTGTTTTGCGATGGCCCTGTCGTTTGGTTTGGCGAACGCGAAGACCCCGCCGACCCGTCTCGAGGTGAGCGCCCAGGTGACGTTCGACCGCGTCGGCGACGGCTTCAAGGTCGTCTCGAGCGCCCTGACCGTGCGGGGTCGCGTGTCGGGGATCGACCAGGACGCATTCCGGAAGGCGGCCGAGGCGGCGAAGGACGGCTGCCCCATTTCCCAGGCGCTCAAGGGCAACGTCCAGCTGAGCGTGCAGGCGACGCTGGAGAAGTAG
- a CDS encoding ABC transporter permease, which translates to MTSIPDGGAGDGGMSSALAGAGPARGAPGDQRPATMKLTPARPGTSASGTVRRWRRFARHRGAVAGAAALALLAAAAVLAPWIAPHDPQALAGPPFVSPGPRFWLGTDNLGRDVLSEILHGARISLAVGVLAAASSTLIGVAMGAVAGFFGGRADAVLMRTTEFFQIVPRFFLALIIIALSGPGLAKIIFVIAILGWPAVARLVRGEFLRLRTYEFVEAARAVGASPLLIIVREILPNAIAPAVVAGSLDVAQAILLEAGLSFFGLGDPNHVSWGTMINTAQAFLGEAWWLSTFPGLAILLAVLSVNLVGDGLNDALNPRSEQR; encoded by the coding sequence ATGACCTCCATTCCAGACGGCGGCGCCGGCGACGGCGGGATGTCCTCCGCGCTGGCGGGCGCCGGGCCGGCGCGCGGCGCGCCGGGCGACCAGCGGCCCGCCACCATGAAATTGACGCCGGCCCGGCCGGGGACCTCGGCGTCCGGCACCGTCCGGCGCTGGAGGCGGTTCGCGCGGCACCGGGGCGCGGTCGCAGGCGCCGCGGCGCTCGCGCTTCTGGCGGCCGCGGCCGTGCTCGCGCCGTGGATCGCCCCGCACGACCCGCAGGCGCTCGCGGGGCCGCCGTTCGTGTCCCCCGGACCGCGGTTCTGGCTCGGCACCGACAACCTCGGACGGGACGTGCTGAGCGAGATCCTGCACGGCGCCCGCATCTCGCTCGCTGTCGGTGTGCTCGCGGCCGCGTCGTCGACGCTGATCGGCGTCGCGATGGGCGCCGTCGCGGGGTTCTTCGGCGGCAGAGCCGACGCGGTGCTGATGCGGACGACGGAGTTCTTTCAGATCGTACCGCGCTTCTTTCTCGCGCTTATCATCATCGCGCTGTCGGGGCCGGGCCTCGCCAAAATTATCTTCGTCATCGCCATCCTCGGCTGGCCGGCGGTGGCGCGCCTCGTGCGGGGGGAGTTTCTCCGGCTGCGCACGTATGAGTTCGTCGAGGCCGCCCGCGCGGTGGGGGCGTCCCCGCTCCTGATCATCGTCCGCGAGATCCTGCCGAACGCGATCGCCCCCGCGGTCGTCGCGGGATCCCTCGACGTCGCGCAGGCGATTCTGCTCGAGGCGGGGCTCAGCTTCTTCGGGCTGGGCGACCCCAATCACGTCAGCTGGGGCACGATGATCAACACGGCGCAGGCGTTCCTGGGCGAGGCCTGGTGGTTGTCGACCTTCCCCGGCCTCGCGATCCTGCTGGCCGTGTTGAGCGTCAACCTGGTCGGCGACGGGCTGAACGATGCGTTGAATCCGCGCTCGGAGCAGCGATGA